The genomic stretch ACCGGATCTCCGGGAGCGGGGAAAAGCACACTGGTGGATGGCATCATCGAATGGAACCGCAGGCTCGGAAAAACTGTAGGCGTTCTTGCCATCGATCCCACCAGCCCCTTTACCGGAGGTGCAATTCTAGGTGACAGAATTCGCATGCAACGGCATGCAGAGGATCCGGGGGTTTTTGTGAGAAGCATGGCTACACGCGGCGCAACGGGAGGACTTTCGAATGCAGTCGGCGAGGCGATCCATGTCTTGGAAGCCATGGGGAAAGAACTCATACTTGTGGAAACGGTGGGTGCGGGTCAGCAAGAAGTAAAGATCATGAATTATGCCCATACGATTTTGCTCGTCCTCGTTCCCGGAATGGGCGACGAAATTCAGGTTCTCAAAGCCGGCATCATGGAGATTGCCGACATCTTTGTCATCAACAAGGCAGACCGTGATGGAACAAATAAGCTTCAGAGGGAATTGATGACCATTCTTGACATGTCGCCAATCAAGTCAGGCCAATGGCGACCCCCGATTCTTACTGTTGAGAATGTCTTCGAACCAGAGAAGTTCCGAA from Deltaproteobacteria bacterium encodes the following:
- the meaB gene encoding methylmalonyl Co-A mutase-associated GTPase MeaB encodes the protein MERSKKIREGDVRAASRLIRNIEDNTPEARQVIKEIFRHTGNAHVVGITGSPGAGKSTLVDGIIEWNRRLGKTVGVLAIDPTSPFTGGAILGDRIRMQRHAEDPGVFVRSMATRGATGGLSNAVGEAIHVLEAMGKELILVETVGAGQQEVKIMNYAHTILLVLVPGMGDEIQVLKAGIMEIADIFVINKADRDGTNKLQRELMTILDMSPIKSGQWRPPILTVENVFEPEKFRKGIEDVSTTIRDHYQYLVHNNTIVDRIRRRSFHELNDALASCILDPILNQLIMEGEMDRMIDKLLKSETDPVTLAEEVAGKYLQITAD